The genomic stretch TATTTGACTAAATCCCGCCGTTCTTCTTGCCACAGATGGGTAAATTCTGTGGGAGTTATTTCGGCTGTGCCCACTTTAACCAATAGTCCCACCAGAAGTCGCATCATCCCATAGAGAAATCCATTAGCTTGGACTTCGATCGCCAAAAATGGGTCTTGGGTGGTGCATTGGGCTGTCTGAATGTCTACCCAGGAGTGCTGGCGACTCGATCCGGCCCGATGAAAGGCGGATAGGTGATGACGACCCAGTAAAGGGTCAAGGGCGGCTTGAATCCGGTTGGCATCCAGAGGTTGATAATAATAATGCCAAGTCAGATGCCGCACAAATAAGTTAGGGTTGGCGTGGGTATAGAGGGTATATCGATACCGTCGCCAAAGGGCCGAAAACCGGGCGTGCCAAGTGGGAGGAACCTGGGCTGAACCGCGAATGAGAATGTCTGAGGGTAAGCGACTATTGAGAATGGTCGCCCACCGTTGGGGAGGAATGGGCCCGGAGACATCGAAGTGGGCAACTTGAGCGGCTGCATGGACTCCGGTATCGGTTCGACCAGCCGCCACGACGGGAACGTGCTGATTGATCACCGAGGCGATCGCCTTTTCCAGTTCCTCCTGTACCGTTCGTTCTCCTTTTCCTTGGCGCTGCCAACCGTAGAAATGGGTTCCCAGGTACTGAATGACTAGAGCAATTCGTTGACGCTCATCCGTTAAATCCTCTGAGTCTTTCAGTTGCCAACGGGATTTCATTGGTTCTCCCCTGTATTCCCCATCACCTATAGTAGGGGCGGGTTTGTCCATCTTTCTCTTGGCCTACCCAGATCTTAGTGAACCCGCCCGGTTTGACTTAGACTAATTCAATAATCGCCATTTCTGCATTGTCCCCCCGACGAGGAACAGTGGGTAGAATGCGCGTATATCCACCCTGGCGATCGCTATACCGAGACGGAGCTTGTTCAAACAGAGCATGAACCAATTGCTTTTTCTTCAGCATATGTTCTTTGCGGTCTGGACTCCCACTCAGATATAGATAACTCAAAACCTGGCGACGAGCCGCCAGAGTTCCGCTTTTCGCTAGGGTAATCATTTTTTCCACTTCACTGCGGACAGCTTTCGCCCTAGCTTTGGTGGTCGTAATCCGACCATGACGAATCAATTCAGTCGTTAAGGATCTCAGCAGAGCCTTACGCTGATCGGCAGGTTTTCCCAGTTTTGGGACACGACAACGATGACGCATAACACTTTTCCACGTTTCAAAGTTTAGACAAAATTAAACCCATGAACGTTAGGATTTGGCCTTTTCATGGGGCAGAGTAATCCCTAACCTCTGTTGCAGGGCTTCAATCACTTCTTCGGCTGATTTTGCCCCAAAGTTTTTGATCTCCAACAAATCTTCTTGGGTGTAATCGAGTAGATCGGATACATTATTAATCTGCGCTCGTTTGAGACAGTTGTAAGCTCTCACCGATAACTGTAATTCCTCAATCGGAATCTGACTATTGGGATCATCTGTCAGTTCTGGCTCATCCTTGAGCGGCTCAAAGGTAATATCTTTGAGTGGACTAAATAAATCAACCAATATCGTCGATGCTTGAGATAAGGCTTCTTGGGGAGTGATACTCCCATTGGTGGTTACATCAAGGATTAGCCGGTCTTGTTCCAAGGAACCCCCTACCCGTGCATCTTCGACCATATAATTGACTTTAGATACGGGCATAAAAATCGCATCGATCTGGAGAAAGTCTAAGGCGCTCGGATCTTGGCGACTACGGTCTACAGAGCGGTAGCCTGTACCCGTTTCTATCCGAAACTCCATTTCTAAGGTTGCGCCCTCCGAGAGGGTGGCAACTTTTTGAGTGCCGTTGACTAATTCCACATCCGATGGTAGGTCAAACTCACTGGCTTGAACTGTTTTTGGCCCCGTGGCCACTAAACGGCCGATTTGGGGTTGATTAGAGTAGCTTTTGATAATGATTTCCTTCATGTTCAGTAAGATTTCTAATACATCTTCCCGAACGCCTGGAATCGTTGCAAACTCATGGTTTACGCCAGCAATCCTCACCGAGGTCACGGCTGCCCCGGATAGATTAGAGAGCAATACTCGTCTGAGAGCATTGCCTACTGTTGTGCCTTGACCTCGTTCTAAGGGTTCTAGAATAAATCGGCTGTACTGACTTTGATCTTTTTCTGTATAACTTTCAACACATTCAACCTGAAACTGCCCCACAGAGCCACCTCCCTTCGCCTGCTTTCTAGGAGGGCTGTATATGACCTTCCTAGCTGTTTGTTTGTCATTGAATGGGCCATGCTTGCCTCATCTGCTGGTTGGGCAGACTCGGCACGGATCGCCTTTGTCCTAGACTCGCCGCCGTTTTGGAGGACGGCATCCATTATGAGGGATGGGGGTGACATCTCGAATGAGAGTGATTTCTAAACCTGAACCTTGTAGGGCACGGATAGCGGTTTCTCGTCCCGATCCGGGGCCACTAACCATGACTTCAATTTGCCGCATTCCTTGGTCGATCGCCCGACGAGCGGCACTATCTGCGGCTGTTTGAGCGGCAAAGGGAGTTCCTTTTTTGGCTCCCTTAAATCCACTCGATCCGGCTGAAGCCCAAGAGATTACATCGCCGTTGGGGGCAGTAATCGAGACAATCGTGTTGTTGAACGTCGATTGAATGTGGGCTACACCATTAGGAATATTTCGCTTTTGCTTCTTCGGGCCTGTTTTTTTCGGTCGTGCCATAGTTTATGTTGCACTCTATGTATCTTGGTCTCAGAGGTCTGTATTGGATGAAATTGGCGATCGCATGGGGGCGATCTCATCAACTGCTACCTATTTCTTAGCGGCTGCTTTTTTCTTACCAGCAACTGTGCGGCGGACTCCACGACGAGTACGGGCATTGGTACGGGTTCGCTGTCCCCGTACCGGCAGTCCCATACGATGCCGTCTTCCACGATAGGTTCCAATATCCATCAGACGTTTGATATTCATTGCCTCCCACCGTCTGAGATCCCCTTCAATTTGGTATTGGGTCTCTACAGCTCCTCTTAAGGCAACGATATCATTATCTGTTAAATCTTTTACTCTTGTATCTGGATTGACACCAGTATCCGCTAAGATCTTTTGGGAACGGCTTAAGCCGATCCCATAGATGTAGGTTAGACCTATTTCTATCCGTTTATCTCGCGGTAGGTCTACACCAGCTATTCTGGCCACGCTTTTTCTCCCTCGTCTTGAACAACTTAACTTAATGCCTCTCCCTAGGGGGAGGGTTGATCCACTCTAAATGTAATCCCAAGTGATTCAGGTCTGGGGTTGAAGTTAACCTTGACGTTGCTTATGTTTTGGGTTAGAACAGATCACCATTACCCGACCTTTACGGCGAATAACTCGGCATTTCTCACACATTTTACGGACGGATGCTCGGACTTTCATCCCGTGTTTTTGAATGTCTACAAATATAACATCTTATCAGTTTTACTTTGGTTTTGTCAAATCAGACAAGAGAGACTTTAGAACGGTTTTTACTTCTTACGCAATCGATAGGTGATTCTCCCTTTGGTTAAGTCATAGGGAGTCAATTCTACTTTGACGCGATCGCCAGGCAAAATTTTGATATAGTTGCGGCGAATTTTACCCGAAATATGGGCTAACACATTAAACCCATTATCCAGGTCTACCCGAAACATAGCATTCGGCAAGGATTCTGTTACTTGCCCTTCCATTTCAATTAGATCTTGTTTAGCCAATGTCATCTCTCCTCAATTCTACAGGTCTGGGTCACAGAACTTCAATTTCCATGACTTTTACCCGAAAACAAAATTTCCGGGGTCTTTACATATCTTATCAAATTTTTTTCTCAAACTCGATCGGGTTATGGTTTCACCGCTAATGTCCCATGGTCAAAGCATGTTGTAAATCCTGGGTCACCTTTTCCACGGGCTGATTTCCCCGAATCCGCTTCAGTTTCCCCCGAGCGCCATAGAAATCAATCAAGGGTTGAGTTTCCTCGTGATAAACCTCCAAGCGATGACGAATCGTCTCGGTCGTATCATCAGCCCGTCCTCTAGACAAAAGTCGCTCAACTAAAATCGCTTCTGGAACCTCCAAGAAAATGGCATAATCACAATCTTTATTCTTGGAATACAACATTTTTTGGAAGGTTTCAGCCTGGGAACTGTTACGAGGAAACCCATCCAAAATCCACCCATTTTGGGCATCTGTTTCACTCAGCCGCTCTTCTACCAAATCCAACACCAACTGATCTGGAACCAAAGAGCCTTGATCCATATAGAACTTGGCCTTTAATCCCAAATCCGTTTCGTTGGCCACACTATTGCGGAGAATCTCTCCTGTAGAAATATGGGGAATTTTTTCCCGTTTGGATAGTTCGGCGGCTTGAGTTCCCTTGCCAGAACCGGGTGGCCCAATAAAAATCAACCTTGACATGACACTATTGTTTCACCATCCCTTCATAACGTTGAGAAATCACATAGGTTTGAATTTGCTTCGCGGTGTCAATCGCCACCCCAACCAAAATCAATAGGGAGGTAGCGCCTAATCCTTGAAACGTCGGGACGCGGGTCAAGCCTTCAACCACTGTGGGCACAATAGCCACAATGCCCAAAAACACAGCCCCTAAAAACGTCAACCGATTCAGAACCCGTTCAATATACTCACTCGTTGCTTTTCCGGGACGAATGCCGGGGATACTCGAACCCATTTTTTTCAGATTCTGAGCCACATCTATGGGATTCATAATCAAAGAAGCATAGAAATAGCTAAAAAACAGAATCATCGTCAAATAGAAAGGAACATATAATGCTCCTCCTGGACTCAGATATTGAACCGCACTCAGAACAGCCGAACTTCCGGTTAATTCAGCCAGGGTAACCGGTAAAATCAGGACAGCAGAAGCAAAAATAATCGGCATTACCCCACCTTGGTTTAATCGCAAGGGGAGGTAGCTACTTTTTTCCAAATACAGTTTTCTACCCACTTGGCGACGAGCGGAGATGATCGGAATTCGGCGAGTTCCTTCTTGAACAAAAACAATACCGACAATCATCACCAGGAAGACCAGCACCAAAAGCAGAGTTCGTCCGACAATACCACTATCTCCACTGGAGGCTAATTCAATCGTTTGGCCAATGGAGCGCGGCAAGGTAGAAACAATATTGACAAAAATGAGTAACGACGCACCGTTGCCGATACCTCGTTCAGTAATCACTTCTCCAAACCACATCACCAACATGGAACCCGCACTGAGGGCTAAAATCGTTTGGAGAATAAATATGGGCCCTGGGTTTAAGGCAACTCCGGGGGCATTATTTAACCATAATCCAATCCCTACACTTTGAAGGATGCACCATCCTAGGGCAACATAGCGAGTAATTTGGGAGAGTTTTCGCCGTCCGGCTTCCCCTTCATTCTTTTGTAAGTCTTCTAGGGTAGGCAGAGCAGCAGTTAAGAGTTGGATGATGATGGATGCATTAATAAAGGGGAGGATGCCGAGGGCAAAAACGCCCAGTTGAGAAATTCCTCCACCGGAAAACAGGTCTAAAAATCCAATAATTGGACTGCCTTCAATATTGCGGCTAAATTGATCCCGGTCGATGCCGATAACGGGGATATAAACCCCTAATCTAGCCAAAATTAATAAGCCCAGAGTGATCAGTAACCGACCTCTGAGGCCGGCTGCCTGAGCCATCTGGATAAAGGTTTCTTGAGCGCTTGGAGTTTTGTCTCGACTAACGGTCATTAAGGGACACCTCGATGACGACGGTAAATAGGTGGGTTAACAGTGGCAAGGATGCCTCCGCATTGCTGAGGCGATCGCCAGCTTAAATTTAAGAGCTTGGGCGATCAGGCTCTGCATCGCGCTGTTATTCTAAAACCTGACAACTCCCTCCAGCACCTTCGAGTTTAGTCCGAGCATTAGCCGTAAATTGGGCTGCTGTCACTTGCAGGGGTACGCTAATTTCTCCGTCTCCCAAGATTTTCAAGGGGCCGTCATTGGTGGTCACAATCCCTGCGTCCATCAATGATTCTAAAGTCACTTCGGTATTTGCTGGCAGGGTAGCCAGTTGACGAATATTAATCGTAGTGTACTGTTGTTTGTTAATAACTGTAAAGTGCTTGAGTTTAGGCACACGCCGATATAGGGGCATTTGTCCCCCTTCAAAGCCGGGACGAGTGCCCCGACCTGAACGGGATTTTTGTCCCCGCATTCCAAAGCCACAACTGGCTCCCTGACCTGCCGAGATTCCGCGACCGACTCGACGGCGGCGTTTACGGGAACCTTTTTGAGGGGCAAGATTTTCTAATCTCATGGTATTTATCCTTGGGCTTACCGGTTTACTCTCTAGTTAGTCCCTTTTTGGGAGCTAGACATAAAGCTGTTCGATGGCAATTCCTCTTTCCTGGGCGACATCAGCAAAGGTACGGAGGCTAGAGAGGGCATCAATGGCTGCCCTAGCATTATTGAGCGGGTTATTAGAGCCAAGTTGCTTGGCTAGGGCATTTTGAACCCCTGCCAGTTCTAGCACGGTACGCACTGACCCCCCAGCAATCACCCCAGTACCGGGAGCGGCTGGACGCATCAGCACTCTAGCTCCTGTGGCTTCTCCAGTGGAAGGATGGGGGAGGGAGTTGGCTTTGGTTAGGGGAACGGTAATTAGGTGTTTTTTGGCATCAGCGACTCCTTTTTTCACCGCTCCGATGACATCACCGGCTTTACCCACACCTACACCGACTTGACCCCGCTCGTTGCCGACGATGACGATCGCCCGGAAGCTTAATTTTTTACCTCCTTTGACGACCTTCGTCACCCGGCGGATTTGTACTACCCGCTCTTGCCATTCGCTTTCTTTTTCCCGATTGCGGTTGCCTTTGCGTGATTTGCCTTTCTTTTCTTTGTCTTCCATGGTTTTTGTGGGTCTGTCCTAAAAGTCTAATCCAGCTTCACGAGCCGCGTCTGCTAATGCTTTAACGCGACCATGGTACAAGTTGCCACCTCGGTCGAAGACCACCCTGGAAATTCCTTTATTGATGGATCGCTCGGCGATCGCCTTACCCACTTGGGCAGACGCTTCACAAGTCCGGCCCACAGCATTCAAGGCGGCTTTCATTTCCGGCTCTAAGGTGGAGGCAGCAGCTAGGGTATGATGCTGGGTATCATCAATGACCTGAGCATAAATGTGGTTGTTGGATCGAAATACCGCTAACCGGGGACGCTCAGGAGTTCCACTAACTGACTTACGAATGCGATTGTGTCTACGCTGCCTGAATTCTTGTCTGGTTCGTTTCATGGTTATTTCTTACCTGCCTTACCCGCTTTACGTCTGACGATTTCGCCCTGATAGCGAATGCCTTTACCCTTATAGACTTCGGGAGGACGAACATCACGAATTTTGGCGGCGGTATTGCCCACGATCTCTTTATCGATGCCGGTTACTACCACCAAAGTTCCTTGATTAACGGCTTTACCCGTATTATCAACGATGGCAAAATCAATCCCCTCTGGGGCTTCAAAATCGACCGGTTTACTATAGCCCACATTCAAGGTGAGGGCTTTGCCTTTGGCTTGGGCCCGGTATCCTACCCCTTGCAGTTCTAGACGCTTTTCAAATCCTTTAGATACCCCTTCCACCATATTGAACACGAGGGTACGGCAGAGGCCATGGGCTGCCCGACATCTGCGGGAGTCATTGCGCCGTTGCACGATCAGGGTATTGTTCTCTTGTTCAATTGTGACTTCTGAAGGCAAGATGCGCTCTAGTTGTCCTTTGGGCCCTTTGACAGAGACTTGTTGACCATTAAGGGTAACTGTTACTTTGTCAGGAATATTAATAGGACGTTTACCAATTCGAGACATAATCTTTTACTTGTTGTCCTTGTTCATGGGTCTAATCATTGATTTTTGCTCTGGGGCAATCGTCAATTCAAAGTTACCAAACATAGCAAAGCACTTCACCACCAATGCCTTGGCGACGGGCTTCACGGTCAGTCATGATGCCATGGGAGGTTGAAATAATGGCAATTCCAATCCCACCTAAAACACGGGGGAGTTCCTTGCGATTTTTATAAACCCTCAGACCCGGACGACTGACCCGTTCGAGCTTGCTGATAATTGGACTTCGGTTTTTGCCCTTATATTTAAGGGCAATCCGGAGGTTGGTTTTGACTCCTTCCCCCACCGTCTCAAAGTCGGAAATAAAGCCTTCATCTTTTAAGACTTGGGCAATACTCCGGGTGAGTTTGGTGGATGGGACTTGAGTGGTTTGATGCCGCGCTAAGTTCGCATTGCGAAGGCGCGTGAGCATATCCGCGATCGTGTCGTTTACGGCCATCGTTTACTCTCTCGATAAAACTCCTTTAGTTTTCCCGGAAAGGCATTCCCATTTCCCGCAGTAGGGCGCGTCCTTCTTCATCGGATTGAGCGGTTGTGGTAATGGCAACATCCATCCCTCGAATTTGGTCGATTTTGTCATATTCTATTTCGGGAAAAATCAGTTGTTCCCGCAGACCGAGGTTATAGTTTCCGCGCCCATCGAAACTTTTTGGACTAATGCCTCGAAAGTCCCGAATCCGGGGCAGAGCTAAGTTGATTAATCGGTCTAGAAAGGCATACATCCGATCGCTGCGTAGGGTTACCATGACCCCAATGGGCATTCCTTGACGAATTTTGAATCCGGCGATCGCCTTTTTGGCCCGAGTCACTACGGGTTTTTGTCCCGTAATCAGGGCCAATTCGCTCAGGGAGGCCTCTAAGGATTTGGCATTTTGAGATGCTTCTCCGAGACCTCGGTTAATGGTTACTTTTTGAATTTTGGGTACTTGATGAATATTCGTGTACCCAAATTGCTCCATCAATTTGGGAACAATTTTTTCTTGATATCGGGTTTTGAGGGGTTGTACCATAGCGATTTCCTGCCAATTTAATCAATGATTTCCCCAGTTTTTTTCAGCATCCGTACCTTTTTTCCTTCTTCGGTGAAGGTATAGGAGATACGAGAGGCGACTTTTTCCTTGGTGGAATAGAGCATTACATTTGAGCTATGGATGGGAGCTTCAAAGGTCTTGATTTGTCCCGATTCTCCTTCTTGTCTGGGTTTAACGTGCTTCGTTCTAATGTTCACGTTTTGCACCACAACTTTACTGAGTTTGGGGAGCGCCTCAATCACTTCTCCGACTTTTCCCTTATCCTTGCCCGCAATCACTTGCACGGTATCGCCTTTTTTGACATGCATTTTCGAGGCAAGTGATTTCTGTTTGGGTTTAGCCATTACAGAACCTCCGGTGCTAGGGATACGATTTTCGTGTAATTCTTATCTCGCAGTTCGCGAGCGACTGGGCCAAATACACGGGTTCCCCTGGGATTGCGATCTTTGTTAATAATGACGGCAGCATTATCATCAAAGCGAATGCTCATACCACTTTGGCGACGCAAACCTTTTTTAGTTCTCACAATCACCGCTCGAACTACATCGGATTTTTTGATCGCCATATTGGGGTTGGCATCTTTAACGACGGCAATGATTTCATCACCAATGGAACCATAGCGTCGGTTGCCACCTAGAACTCGAATACACATGAGCTTACGAGCGCCACTGTTATCGGCAACATTGAGATAGGATTCTTGTTGAATCATGGGTTTATTCCTGGGATCAAAAAGGGAATCAACGCTCTAAATAAAGGGTTACTAACGAGTCTCAAGGATCTCACTAACGATCCAACGTTTGGTTCGACTCAAGGGACGAGATTCTTTAATTAAGACGCGATCGCCTTCTTTACAGTTTTCGTCTTCGTCGTGGGCTTTATAATGCTTAGTCTTGACCACAGTTTTACCGTATTTGGGGTGGGCACTACGATTTTCAATCGCCACCACCACGGTCTTCTGCATTTTCGTACTAATGACTCTGCCCACTCTTTCTTTGACGGCCATAGATTATGACTCCTCTTTGTCCTCTACAGGTGTCGCACTTTCTTGAGATTGAGCTTGAGTCAACTGCCTCTGTCTCTCAACCATCAAGAGTTGGGATTGGCGGTGTTTGAGGTGTTTGAACTGATGAGGTTTTATTTCTCCCTGGCCGGTCGCTTGTTGAAGCCGTAACTGAAACAGTTGTCGTTTGATGGCTACAATTTGCTCGCCAAGTTCCTCATCACTCAGGTTTCTTACCTCGTCAATTTTAGGTAATGGCATCTTTTTCTAACCCTGGGTATCACGCACCAAAAATTTAGTCTTGATCGGGAATTTATGGGAAGCCAGACGCATGGCTTCACGAGCGGTGGCTTCGGGCACACCGGCAATTTCATAAATTATCCGTCCGGGTTTGACCACAGCTACCCAATATTCTGGGTTTCCTTTCCCGGAACCCATACGGGTTTCGGCTGGTCGCATGGTTACCGGTTTGTCGGGGAAAATCCGAATCCAAATTTTCCCACCCCGCCGGATATACCGGGTCATGGCTCGACGACCGGATTCGATTTGGCGGGAGGTAATCCAGTGAGGTTCAAGGGCTTGGAGTCCAAAGTCTCCAAAGTTGATGACGTTCCCACGGGAAGCCAACCCTTTCATTCGACCTCGGTGTTGTTTGCGAAATTTTGTTCTTCTTGGACTTAACATGGCCAGAACTCAATTCAATAAGGGGTCACCCACAACGATTAGCTTTCGTTGGATCGGTCTTCAAATTGCGGCCGACGGCGATTACCTCGACGACGACTGGGGTTTGGCCCCGGTGGGGGAGTTTCTTCTTGTCCGGGGATAATTTCGCCTTTGAAGACCCAAACTTTAATGCCCAAGATTCCATAGATGGTTTGGGCGGTGCGGTAAGCGTAGTCAATGTCAGCCCGGAGGGTATGCAGGGGAACTCGTCCTTCTCTTGTCCATTCTGTACGGGCAATTTCTGCTCCGTTCAGACGGCCACTCACTTGGATTTTAATCCCTTGAATGCCTGCTCGTTGGGCCCGTTGGATGGCTTGGCGCACGACTCGACGGAAGGAAACCCGACGTTCGAGTTGTTGGGCGATATATTCAGCCAACAGACCGGAATCGGCATCAACGCGGGTGACCTCAACGACGTTGATCCGAATTTGGCGATTGCTATCACCGATTTCTTTTTGCAGGCTAGTGCGTAGGGACTCAATGCCTTGACCCCCTCGACCGACGACAACGCCGGGCCGGGCGGTATGGATTTCTAGGTCAATCTGATCGGCTTTGCGCTCGATGCGGACGGTGGAAATCCCGGCGTTATTGAGTTGTTTTTCTACATATTTACGAATCTTAAAGTCTTCTTGTAAGATTCCTGGGTAGTGTTTGTCATCTGCGAACCACCGAGAACGGTGTTCTTGGGTGATTCCTAGCCGAAACCCAGTTGGGTGTATTTTTTGTCCCACAGAGTAATCCTCTCGATCGATCAATGGTTGAGCTAACTGTTGGCCGCTTCGGGGGCAACAGCTACTGTAATATGACAGGTGGGTTTACGAATTTGATAAGCCCGTCCTTGGGCCCGGGGGCGAAAGCGCTTTAGGGCTGGGCCAGCGTCGGCAAAGGCTTTGCTGACCACTAGGGTTCTGGGGTCGAGTCCCTCATTGTGTTCTGCATTGGCGACTGCCGAACGCAAGACTTTTAAGACGGGTTGACAGGCACGGTAGGGCATGAATTCGAGGATGATCAGTGCATCCCGATAGGTTTTTCCCCGAATTTGGTCTAATACTCGACGGACTTTATGGGGGGACATGCGGATGTACCGTGCGATCGCACGAGTTTCTACAGAAGTATCGATTGCCATCGTTTTTCTTTCATCCTGAGTCAATATGGGGGAAACCGATGATTCCTAGGGGGAATGTTGATTATCGGCGAGCTTTTTTGTCGCTCTTTGCATGGCCTCGATAGGTTCGAGTGGGGGCAAATTCTCCTAATTTATGTCCGACCATTTGTTCGGTGATGAACACGGGAACATGCTGGCGGCCATTATGTACAGCAATCGTATGGCCAATCATCTGGGGCACAACGGTTGAGGCGCGAGACCAAGTTTTGATCACTTGTTTTTCGCCTTTATCGTTGAGTTTTTCCACTTTAGTTAACAGATGGTCGGCAACAAACGGGCCTTTTTTCAGTGAACGAGCCATAAGACTTTCAATGTTATGTAATCAGGGGAGTCAATTAAAAATTAAAAATTTTTAATTGCTTAGGCTTGACGACCTCCGCGACCGCGTTTGGAAGTCCGACGACGACGGCGCACGATTAGGCGATCGCTGGATTTATGTTTTTTCCGTGTTTTTGCACCCAAGGCGGGTTTACCCCAAGGGGTTACGGGGCCACTGCGACCAACGGGGGCCCGTCCTTCTCCACCTCCATGGGGGTGATCCACGGGGTTCATGACGCTACCTCGCACTTGGGGTCTACGACCTTTCCAGCGCGTCCGCCCGGCTTTACCCAGGCTGATGTTACGGGCTTCCACATTACCGACTTGGCCAATGGTGGCGTAACATTCGCGACGTACCATCCGAACTTCGGTGGAGGGTAAGCGCAGGGTTACATAGTCCCCTTCTTTGGCCACAACTTGGGCGGTAGCTCCAGCGGCCCGCACAATTTGCCCTCCTTTTCCGGGAACGAGTTCGATGTTGTGGACGCTGGTTCCCAAGGGCATGTTTGCTAGGGGCATACAGTTGCCCACTTCGATGGGAACGGTTTCACCGGAGATTACGGTTGTGCCAACGGCTAATCCTTTGGGATGAAGGATATAGCGTTTTTCACCATCGGTGTAAAACAGCAGGGCTAGGCGAGCGTTGCGGTTGGGGTCGTACTCGATCGCCGCTACTTTGGCGGGAATATTATGTTTATTGCGCCGAAAGTCTACGAGACGATAGCGCCGCTTGTGACCGCCCCCCCGATGGCGACAGGTGATGACTCCTCGGTTATTGCGTCCTTTGACCCGATGTTTTTTCTTAATCAGGGATTTCTCTGGCCGGTCTTTGGTGATTTCCGCAAAGTCGGAAACACTTTGTTGCCGGGTACTTGAGGTATAGGGTTTGTAGGATCGAATGCCCATAACAGTTTATGAATTACACTTCTGGGAACAAGGTGATCTGGTCGTCCGGGGATAGGGTCACGATCGCTCGTTTGTATTGAGCTTTGTACCCACTGAAGCGACCGACACGCCGTTTTTTACGGGGAGAGCGATAGGTGTTGACTTGGGTGACTTTGACCTCAAATAGGCTTTCGATCGCCGCTTTGATTTCGGGTTTGGTCGCCTGGGGAAGGACTTCAAAGACGTATTTGTTATCTTCTAGGAGTCGGGTTCCTTTTTCGGTGACGATCGGGCGGCGGATCAAGTCAGGTAGGGCACGGTTGGTTGAAATTGTCTTATTGCTCACCATAGACCTCCTGGATTTTTTCTAGGGCGGAACCGGTGGCGATGATTTTGTCTGCATTGAGAACGTCGTAGACGTTCAGTTGCTCGGCCCGGATTAACCGCAGTCTGGGGACATTGCGGGCAGACAAATAGAGGTTTTCATGGCGTTCGGGGATGATCAGCAGCACTTTGTCGGTTTCTGCTGCTCCCCAACGGGCGATCGCCTCTAGAAGGTCTTTGGTTTTGGGCCGAGCAAGGTTATCGCCGAATTCTTCGACCACTATCAGGTCATCGGTTCTACCCATTAAGGCGGTGGTTAAGGCCAAACGCCGCTCTTTGCGGTTCATTTTGGTTTCGTAGCTTCTGGGTTTGGGCCCGAAGATTACCCCACCTCCCCGCCACAGGGGAGAACGGAT from Roseofilum capinflatum BLCC-M114 encodes the following:
- the rplO gene encoding 50S ribosomal protein L15: MRLENLAPQKGSRKRRRRVGRGISAGQGASCGFGMRGQKSRSGRGTRPGFEGGQMPLYRRVPKLKHFTVINKQQYTTINIRQLATLPANTEVTLESLMDAGIVTTNDGPLKILGDGEISVPLQVTAAQFTANARTKLEGAGGSCQVLE
- the rpsE gene encoding 30S ribosomal protein S5 yields the protein MEDKEKKGKSRKGNRNREKESEWQERVVQIRRVTKVVKGGKKLSFRAIVIVGNERGQVGVGVGKAGDVIGAVKKGVADAKKHLITVPLTKANSLPHPSTGEATGARVLMRPAAPGTGVIAGGSVRTVLELAGVQNALAKQLGSNNPLNNARAAIDALSSLRTFADVAQERGIAIEQLYV
- the rplR gene encoding 50S ribosomal protein L18; translation: MKRTRQEFRQRRHNRIRKSVSGTPERPRLAVFRSNNHIYAQVIDDTQHHTLAAASTLEPEMKAALNAVGRTCEASAQVGKAIAERSINKGISRVVFDRGGNLYHGRVKALADAAREAGLDF
- the rplF gene encoding 50S ribosomal protein L6; the protein is MSRIGKRPINIPDKVTVTLNGQQVSVKGPKGQLERILPSEVTIEQENNTLIVQRRNDSRRCRAAHGLCRTLVFNMVEGVSKGFEKRLELQGVGYRAQAKGKALTLNVGYSKPVDFEAPEGIDFAIVDNTGKAVNQGTLVVVTGIDKEIVGNTAAKIRDVRPPEVYKGKGIRYQGEIVRRKAGKAGKK
- the rpsH gene encoding 30S ribosomal protein S8; its protein translation is MAVNDTIADMLTRLRNANLARHQTTQVPSTKLTRSIAQVLKDEGFISDFETVGEGVKTNLRIALKYKGKNRSPIISKLERVSRPGLRVYKNRKELPRVLGGIGIAIISTSHGIMTDREARRQGIGGEVLCYVW
- the rplE gene encoding 50S ribosomal protein L5; translated protein: MVQPLKTRYQEKIVPKLMEQFGYTNIHQVPKIQKVTINRGLGEASQNAKSLEASLSELALITGQKPVVTRAKKAIAGFKIRQGMPIGVMVTLRSDRMYAFLDRLINLALPRIRDFRGISPKSFDGRGNYNLGLREQLIFPEIEYDKIDQIRGMDVAITTTAQSDEEGRALLREMGMPFREN
- the rplX gene encoding 50S ribosomal protein L24; translation: MAKPKQKSLASKMHVKKGDTVQVIAGKDKGKVGEVIEALPKLSKVVVQNVNIRTKHVKPRQEGESGQIKTFEAPIHSSNVMLYSTKEKVASRISYTFTEEGKKVRMLKKTGEIID
- the rplN gene encoding 50S ribosomal protein L14, which gives rise to MIQQESYLNVADNSGARKLMCIRVLGGNRRYGSIGDEIIAVVKDANPNMAIKKSDVVRAVIVRTKKGLRRQSGMSIRFDDNAAVIINKDRNPRGTRVFGPVARELRDKNYTKIVSLAPEVL
- the rpsQ gene encoding 30S ribosomal protein S17; its protein translation is MAVKERVGRVISTKMQKTVVVAIENRSAHPKYGKTVVKTKHYKAHDEDENCKEGDRVLIKESRPLSRTKRWIVSEILETR
- the rpmC gene encoding 50S ribosomal protein L29 produces the protein MPLPKIDEVRNLSDEELGEQIVAIKRQLFQLRLQQATGQGEIKPHQFKHLKHRQSQLLMVERQRQLTQAQSQESATPVEDKEES
- the rplP gene encoding 50S ribosomal protein L16, translating into MLSPRRTKFRKQHRGRMKGLASRGNVINFGDFGLQALEPHWITSRQIESGRRAMTRYIRRGGKIWIRIFPDKPVTMRPAETRMGSGKGNPEYWVAVVKPGRIIYEIAGVPEATAREAMRLASHKFPIKTKFLVRDTQG